The Rhodothermaceae bacterium genome window below encodes:
- the dnaX gene encoding DNA polymerase III subunit gamma/tau: protein MTKSQYLVTARKYRPQRFGDLVAQAHVAQALINALRLERVAHAYLFTGPRGVGKTTAARILAKAINCTGNQNDEVEPCLKCPSCEDFETQRSLSIFEIDAASNNKVEDIRDLRENVRILPQGGRRKVYIIDEVHMLSNAAFNALLKTLEEPPPHVLFIFATTEPHKVLPTILSRCQRFDFRRIPTNEIVRHLTTICKSEEITADEDSLHLIANKGDGALRDALSVFDQAVALCGSNLNYSTLADALRVVDVDLYFEATRHITEQKTGAILSLAEQIISDGYDIREFLGGLAEHVRNLLITITLGENALVDISKNLRGRYTEAVKGFTETTLLRLLMVIDETQARLPVSTSPRLAVELALAKMTHLGESVDLSEALEQIRRLEYAGRGSQPTRAPQAPAPLPTQPAPAPTGLNSQRRGAPAPGYERRARGRGQNNGEG, encoded by the coding sequence ATGACGAAGTCTCAGTATCTAGTTACGGCACGCAAATACCGCCCACAGCGTTTTGGGGACCTCGTGGCACAGGCACATGTTGCGCAGGCGCTCATTAATGCCCTCCGGCTGGAACGGGTTGCTCATGCCTACCTTTTTACTGGTCCCCGTGGTGTTGGAAAAACAACCGCCGCCAGGATCCTTGCCAAAGCGATCAACTGTACGGGAAACCAGAACGATGAAGTCGAGCCCTGCCTGAAATGCCCTTCGTGTGAGGATTTTGAAACACAGCGGAGCCTGAGCATCTTTGAGATTGATGCCGCCTCCAATAACAAGGTAGAAGATATCCGGGATCTACGTGAAAACGTTCGGATCCTGCCACAGGGAGGTCGCCGCAAGGTCTACATCATTGATGAAGTGCATATGCTCAGCAATGCAGCCTTTAATGCACTTCTAAAAACCCTGGAGGAACCGCCTCCACATGTACTGTTCATTTTTGCGACTACAGAACCTCACAAAGTTCTTCCAACTATTCTCTCCCGCTGTCAGCGTTTTGACTTTCGGCGTATCCCCACAAATGAGATCGTACGTCATCTAACGACCATCTGCAAAAGTGAAGAGATCACCGCGGATGAAGATTCACTCCACTTGATTGCCAATAAGGGAGATGGTGCTCTGCGCGATGCACTGAGCGTCTTTGATCAAGCAGTTGCTCTCTGCGGATCAAACTTGAATTATTCCACGCTGGCGGATGCTTTGCGTGTCGTGGATGTGGACCTGTATTTCGAGGCTACCCGGCACATCACCGAACAGAAAACGGGCGCCATACTTAGCCTTGCTGAGCAAATTATCTCGGACGGATATGATATCCGGGAATTTCTTGGCGGCCTGGCAGAGCATGTGCGCAATCTTTTAATCACGATTACATTGGGGGAGAATGCACTGGTTGACATAAGCAAGAACCTCAGAGGCCGTTATACCGAGGCGGTAAAAGGGTTTACGGAAACCACACTGCTTCGGCTACTGATGGTGATTGACGAAACCCAGGCTAGGCTTCCAGTATCTACATCCCCGCGACTGGCAGTAGAGCTGGCCCTCGCCAAGATGACACACCTAGGAGAAAGTGTCGACCTGTCTGAAGCTCTGGAACAGATTCGTCGACTCGAGTATGCGGGGCGGGGCTCACAGCCAACGCGTGCGCCTCAAGCACCTGCCCCCCTCCCCACTCAACCAGCACCGGCCCCCACCGGACTGAACAGCCAACGACGCGGCGCCCCGGCGCCGGGGTACGAGAGGAGGGCTAGAGGACGGGGACAGAATAATGGGGAGGGA
- a CDS encoding STAS domain-containing protein: protein MSLNITWEFEDGIRVALLNGRVDSRNALLFKETVVGELEGDDRALILDFVSLDYISSAGLRVVLELAKLYSAPRQFLICGLSSAVQEVFEISGFTQIIKIYKTLEQARESL from the coding sequence ATGAGTCTTAATATAACTTGGGAATTCGAAGATGGTATCAGAGTTGCACTGCTCAACGGCCGGGTAGACAGCCGCAATGCGCTGCTATTCAAGGAAACGGTTGTTGGAGAGCTTGAGGGAGATGATCGTGCCCTGATCTTGGATTTTGTCAGCCTTGATTACATCAGTAGTGCAGGACTTCGGGTTGTACTTGAGTTGGCCAAATTGTATAGTGCCCCCAGACAATTCTTGATCTGTGGCTTGTCTTCTGCGGTACAGGAGGTTTTTGAGATTAGTGGATTTACTCAAATCATAAAAATATATAAGACGCTTGAGCAGGCAAGGGAGTCCCTGTAA